One Persicobacter psychrovividus DNA window includes the following coding sequences:
- a CDS encoding ATP-dependent Clp protease ATP-binding subunit: protein MEAKFSNRVKEVISLSREEALRLGHDYIGTEHLLLGIIREGEGVAVHLLKKLGVTLEELRQAVEQSTKGTALSNVKNLTNIPLTRQSEKVLKITYLEAKIFKSQLIGTEHLLLSILRDEDNIATQILEKFDVNYDVVKELLEYHMENRNLGESDETKNPETPQIFGSAGTSSGGVGGGSSKEYSKGNEKSRTPVLDNFGRDLTKMAEDGKLDPIVGRDKEIERVAQILSRRKKNNPILIGEPGVGKTAIAEGLALRIIQRKVSRVLFDKRVLTLDLASLVAGTKYRGQFEERMKAVMNELEKSPDVILFIDELHTIVGAGGASGSLDASNMFKPALARGEIQCIGATTLDEYRQYIEKDGALARRFQQVMVDAATPEETMEILNNIKSKYEEHHHVNYTPEAIQACVKLSDRYISDRFLPDKAIDVLDEAGARVHINNIHVPDEILKLEDAIENIKVEKNRVVKSQKYEEAAQLRDNEKKLIEQLDKAKASWEEETKTKRYTVNEDNVAEVIAMMTGVPTKRVAQNESLKLVGMGDELKGKVIGQDEAIGKLTKAIQRTRVGLKDPKKPIGSFVFLGPTGVGKTELAKVLSTYLFDKEDSLIRIDMSEYMEKFSVSRLVGAPPGYVGYEEGGQLTEKVRRKPYSVVLLDEIEKAHPDIFNLLLQVLDDGILTDGLGRRVDFRNTIIIMTSNIGIRELKDFGSGVGFATQAKREGVDDHMKSTIQNALKKTFSPEFLNRLDDVIVFNSLKREDIHQIIDISLHKLFKRIEDLGFSIELTESAKDFLSHKGYDPQYGARPLNRAIQKYLEDAVAEEILKGSLSDGDVIVADHKDKEEELSLEIRKPVNSPEEE from the coding sequence ATGGAAGCAAAATTTTCAAATAGAGTAAAAGAGGTTATTTCCCTGAGTAGAGAGGAAGCCCTGAGACTCGGGCATGATTATATCGGTACCGAGCATCTTCTCCTCGGTATCATCCGTGAGGGTGAGGGGGTTGCGGTGCACTTGCTCAAAAAATTAGGTGTTACTTTAGAGGAATTGCGCCAAGCAGTTGAGCAGTCAACGAAAGGCACCGCCCTGAGTAACGTGAAAAACCTGACAAATATTCCGTTAACAAGGCAGTCTGAAAAAGTATTAAAGATCACTTATCTTGAAGCTAAGATTTTTAAGTCACAGCTCATAGGTACCGAGCATTTACTACTTTCAATATTGCGTGATGAGGATAATATAGCGACACAAATTTTAGAGAAATTTGATGTTAATTACGACGTAGTTAAAGAATTACTTGAGTATCATATGGAAAACAGAAATTTAGGAGAGTCAGATGAGACCAAAAATCCTGAGACTCCACAAATTTTCGGTTCTGCAGGTACTTCCAGTGGTGGAGTTGGTGGTGGAAGTAGCAAGGAGTACTCAAAAGGAAACGAGAAGTCACGTACCCCAGTATTAGACAATTTTGGTCGAGATTTGACTAAAATGGCTGAAGATGGCAAATTAGACCCGATCGTAGGAAGAGACAAAGAGATTGAGCGTGTTGCGCAGATTCTGAGTCGTCGAAAGAAAAACAATCCTATATTGATTGGGGAGCCTGGTGTAGGTAAAACCGCAATAGCGGAAGGTCTTGCCTTGCGAATTATTCAGCGAAAAGTTTCACGTGTGTTGTTTGACAAACGTGTGCTGACGTTGGATTTGGCATCTTTAGTAGCAGGAACCAAGTACCGTGGTCAGTTCGAAGAGCGAATGAAGGCGGTCATGAATGAATTGGAAAAATCTCCAGATGTTATCCTGTTTATTGATGAACTTCACACGATTGTTGGTGCTGGAGGAGCTTCGGGTTCGCTGGATGCTTCGAATATGTTCAAACCTGCCCTTGCACGTGGAGAAATACAATGTATTGGAGCGACTACCCTCGACGAATATCGTCAGTATATTGAAAAGGATGGAGCTTTGGCTCGTCGATTCCAGCAAGTAATGGTCGATGCTGCGACGCCAGAGGAAACCATGGAGATTTTGAATAATATCAAATCTAAATATGAAGAGCATCATCACGTTAATTATACACCAGAGGCTATTCAGGCTTGTGTAAAATTATCGGATCGATATATCAGTGATCGCTTTTTGCCGGATAAAGCAATTGATGTTTTGGATGAAGCGGGTGCACGTGTTCATATTAATAACATTCATGTGCCAGATGAAATTCTGAAACTTGAAGATGCTATTGAGAATATCAAGGTAGAAAAAAACCGCGTTGTTAAGTCCCAGAAGTATGAGGAAGCCGCTCAGTTGCGCGATAATGAGAAAAAATTGATCGAACAACTGGACAAGGCTAAGGCATCTTGGGAAGAGGAAACGAAGACTAAGAGATATACTGTTAATGAAGATAACGTTGCCGAAGTTATTGCAATGATGACAGGCGTACCAACGAAGAGAGTTGCTCAAAATGAGAGCCTCAAGTTGGTAGGTATGGGTGATGAACTCAAAGGAAAAGTTATTGGACAGGACGAGGCGATTGGCAAGCTGACCAAAGCAATTCAGCGTACTCGTGTAGGTTTGAAGGATCCTAAAAAGCCAATTGGTTCATTTGTGTTCTTGGGGCCTACGGGTGTTGGGAAAACAGAGCTTGCGAAGGTACTTTCCACTTACTTGTTCGATAAAGAGGATTCTTTGATTCGGATTGATATGTCTGAGTATATGGAGAAATTCTCGGTATCTCGATTGGTTGGAGCGCCTCCTGGCTATGTAGGCTATGAAGAAGGTGGACAGTTAACGGAAAAAGTTCGTCGTAAACCTTATTCTGTGGTGCTTTTAGATGAAATCGAGAAAGCACATCCAGATATCTTCAATTTGCTTTTGCAGGTTTTAGATGACGGTATCTTGACAGATGGTTTGGGGCGTCGGGTTGACTTCCGAAATACCATTATCATCATGACTTCAAATATTGGTATCCGTGAGTTGAAAGACTTCGGCTCTGGTGTTGGTTTTGCCACTCAGGCAAAACGTGAAGGAGTTGATGACCATATGAAATCCACGATTCAAAATGCTTTGAAGAAAACATTTAGTCCTGAGTTTTTAAATCGATTGGATGATGTGATTGTATTCAACAGTTTGAAAAGGGAGGATATCCATCAGATTATTGATATCTCATTGCATAAGCTTTTCAAGAGAATTGAGGATCTTGGCTTTAGTATTGAACTGACGGAATCGGCTAAAGATTTCTTATCTCATAAAGGTTATGATCCACAATATGGTGCTCGTCCGTTGAATCGGGCAATCCAAAAATATTTGGAAGACGCCGTAGCAGAGGAAATTCTGAAAGGAAGTTTATCTGATGGTGATGTGATTGTAGCAGACCATAAAGACAAAGAGGAAGAATTAAGTCTTGAGATTCGCAAGCCAGTGAATTCGCCTGAAGAAGAATAA